One region of Baekduia soli genomic DNA includes:
- the pheS gene encoding phenylalanine--tRNA ligase subunit alpha: protein MLDRIETIHEEGLAAIDAAATTDALEELRVRYLGRKAELPNLLRGVGELPADQRGVVGKRANEVRRGLEERLDAARERLDAAELDVRLVADRVDVTLPGDPAQPVGRLHLITQTWREIEDVFVGLGFTVMEGPEVETVHYNFDALNHSPTHPARAPTDTFYVADDVVLRTHTSPMQVRAMEAHPPPLYVVIPGRVYRRDSDATHTPQFHQVEGLAVDSDITLADLKGTLLEFSRAIFGDERDVRLRGHFFPFTEPSVEVDVSCFNCTEGWMKDGSRCPLCRGEGWIEILGAGEVDPNVYSYVDDDRYDPEQVQGFAWGMGIERIAFLKHGVADLRLFYENDLRFLEQFG, encoded by the coding sequence ATGCTCGACCGCATCGAGACGATCCACGAGGAGGGGCTGGCGGCGATCGACGCCGCGGCCACCACCGACGCGCTCGAGGAGCTGCGCGTCCGCTACCTCGGGCGCAAGGCCGAGCTGCCCAACCTGCTGCGGGGCGTCGGCGAGCTGCCGGCCGACCAGCGCGGGGTGGTCGGCAAGCGCGCCAACGAAGTGCGCCGCGGCCTGGAGGAGCGCCTGGACGCCGCGCGCGAGCGCCTGGACGCGGCTGAGCTCGACGTGCGCCTGGTCGCCGACCGCGTCGACGTCACGCTGCCCGGCGACCCGGCGCAGCCCGTCGGGCGCCTGCACCTCATCACCCAGACCTGGCGCGAGATCGAGGACGTCTTCGTCGGCCTGGGCTTCACGGTGATGGAGGGTCCCGAGGTCGAGACCGTCCACTACAACTTCGACGCGCTGAACCACAGCCCGACGCACCCGGCCCGCGCGCCGACCGACACGTTCTACGTCGCCGACGACGTCGTGCTGCGCACGCACACCTCGCCGATGCAGGTGCGCGCGATGGAGGCCCATCCGCCGCCGCTGTACGTCGTGATCCCCGGGCGGGTCTACCGGCGCGACAGCGACGCGACGCACACCCCGCAGTTCCACCAGGTCGAGGGGCTGGCCGTGGACTCCGACATCACGCTGGCCGACCTGAAGGGCACGCTGCTGGAGTTCTCCCGCGCGATCTTCGGCGACGAGCGCGATGTGCGCCTGCGCGGCCACTTCTTCCCGTTCACCGAACCCAGCGTCGAGGTCGACGTCTCGTGCTTCAACTGCACCGAGGGCTGGATGAAGGACGGCTCGCGCTGCCCGCTGTGCCGCGGCGAGGGCTGGATCGAGATCCTCGGCGCCGGCGAGGTGGACCCCAACGTGTACTCCTACGTCGACGACGATCGCTACGACCCCGAGCAGGTGCAGGGCTTCGCGTGGGGGATGGGCATCGAGCGCATCGCCTTCCTCAAGCACGGCGTGGCCGACCTGCGGTTGTTCTATGAGAACGACCTGCGCTTCCTGGAGCAGTTCGGATGA
- a CDS encoding TrmH family RNA methyltransferase gives MITSHHNPLLKDIRRLQARRERGRFVAEGEDLLAAAAAAGWDPVHLLRAGVEVSEDALGRISGLASGTRALGVFEERWAAPSGPLCVALWGIRDPGNVGTVLRGAQAFGAACVALGPDTADPYGPKAVRASMGAIFGVPVARVASVDELPGLRVALDARRGEPLRALAAGARAQDVTVVVGAERAGLPAEVVAACDRAAHIPIASESLNAAMAATLAMYELSRVPEA, from the coding sequence ATGATCACCTCCCACCACAACCCGCTGCTCAAGGACATCCGCCGCCTCCAGGCGCGGCGCGAGCGCGGGCGCTTCGTGGCCGAGGGGGAGGACCTGCTCGCCGCGGCCGCGGCCGCGGGGTGGGACCCCGTGCACCTGCTGCGCGCCGGCGTCGAGGTCAGCGAGGACGCGCTGGGGCGCATCTCGGGCCTGGCGTCGGGCACCCGCGCCCTGGGCGTCTTCGAGGAGCGCTGGGCCGCGCCGTCGGGGCCGCTGTGCGTGGCGCTGTGGGGGATCAGGGACCCCGGCAACGTCGGCACGGTGCTGCGCGGGGCGCAGGCCTTCGGCGCGGCGTGCGTCGCGCTGGGCCCCGACACCGCCGACCCCTACGGCCCGAAGGCCGTGCGCGCCTCGATGGGCGCGATCTTCGGCGTCCCGGTCGCGCGCGTGGCCTCCGTGGACGAGCTGCCCGGCCTGCGCGTCGCGCTGGACGCCCGCCGCGGCGAGCCGCTGCGCGCGCTGGCCGCCGGGGCCCGGGCCCAGGACGTCACCGTCGTCGTCGGGGCGGAGCGCGCCGGGCTGCCGGCGGAGGTCGTGGCGGCCTGCGATCGCGCGGCGCACATCCCCATCGCCAGCGAGTCGCTGAACGCCGCGATGGCGGCCACGCTGGCCATGTATGAACTGTCTAGGGTCCCGGAGGCCTGA